A region of Flocculibacter collagenilyticus DNA encodes the following proteins:
- a CDS encoding polysaccharide deacetylase family protein: MFSHVKTKICHSVFLFSLIVGGLWSNFASAAVILQYHHVSEDTPFSTSLSPKQFESHLALLKANNFNVVPLAKLITQLKNKEVIAPRTVVITFDDGYQNVADNAAPLLNEYGYAYTIFVNPGAIARQHNSTMSWETLKQLQTQGASIANHTLHHDYLVERQPNESKQQWLDRLTHDFTHAEQMIAKHTGDNFRYLAYPYGEFNSEIQSLVSSLNFIGFGQHSGAVGIHNDLTRIPRFPASGPYADTKTLLTKLNSLPFTFISKQFADPLTSSTTPSLTLKLDTRNFNKAQLQCYASHEGKIEVTWKDEFTLSTQATKPLPEGRSRYNCTAPAKVNNDTKGTGPAFYWFSQPWVFNKSSVN, encoded by the coding sequence ATGTTCAGTCACGTTAAAACGAAGATATGCCATAGCGTATTTTTATTTAGCCTAATCGTTGGAGGGTTGTGGAGTAATTTTGCGAGTGCCGCAGTTATTTTACAATATCATCATGTTAGCGAAGACACACCTTTTTCTACATCGCTATCCCCCAAACAATTTGAATCACATTTAGCATTATTAAAAGCCAATAACTTTAATGTTGTGCCGTTGGCTAAGCTAATAACACAATTAAAGAATAAAGAAGTGATTGCGCCACGCACCGTTGTGATTACCTTTGATGATGGCTATCAAAATGTAGCAGATAATGCGGCGCCATTACTTAACGAGTATGGTTACGCCTATACTATTTTTGTTAATCCAGGGGCGATTGCACGCCAACACAATAGTACAATGAGTTGGGAAACCTTAAAGCAATTACAAACGCAGGGTGCCAGTATTGCAAACCACACTTTGCACCACGACTATTTAGTAGAGCGTCAACCAAACGAGTCTAAACAACAGTGGCTTGATAGATTAACCCATGACTTTACTCATGCAGAACAAATGATTGCTAAGCACACAGGGGATAATTTCCGTTACCTTGCTTACCCTTATGGCGAATTCAATAGTGAGATCCAGTCACTAGTGTCATCTTTAAATTTTATTGGTTTTGGCCAACATTCTGGTGCTGTAGGTATTCATAACGATTTAACCCGTATCCCCCGCTTTCCTGCATCTGGCCCTTACGCCGATACCAAAACACTACTTACTAAGCTAAATAGTTTGCCATTTACCTTTATTTCTAAGCAGTTTGCTGATCCCCTAACCTCATCCACAACACCATCGCTAACCTTAAAGCTGGATACACGGAATTTTAATAAAGCTCAGTTACAATGTTATGCCAGCCATGAAGGCAAAATTGAGGTGACATGGAAAGACGAATTCACGCTATCTACTCAAGCAACTAAGCCGTTACCTGAAGGGCGTTCGCGCTACAACTGCACCGCACCAGCAAAAGTGAATAACGATACTAAAGGTACTGGCCCTGCATTTTATTGGTTTTCACAACCTTGGGTATTCAATAAATCATCCGTTAATTAG
- the dinF gene encoding MATE family efflux transporter DinF, with protein sequence MAYLRFNVTEHQKILAIALPMIVSNITVPLLGLVDTAVMGHLDSEDYLAGVAVGAMITSFIFWLMGFLRMATTGLIAQAHGAKNWQHIERHCQQSIIIIVVLTILFLLLHQTIKVFALSMAGASESVTYYAGQYFDVRIWSFPAVAFNLVIMGVLLGLQNAKGPMILLIVTNLLNMLLDVVFVFGFNWDVKGVAAASLIADYVGLGFGLYLVRKVLLAAGYAIPRFNIKQAMQQNYSRFMSLNRDILIRSLCLQICFVFMTFAGARMGDNIVAANAILLNFLMLISFGLDGFAYAAEALVGKAYGERNTALIKHNVKLTLIWSVLLSALFSVFFAVFGVYIIRLMTDLPHIITTANAYFAWIIGLPLVAVWCFLFDGVFIGLTRAKDMRNSMIVSMLLGFFAVWWLSQSWGNHGLWLAMTSFMLMRGVTLAWRYRMLINNKLVE encoded by the coding sequence ATGGCATATCTTCGTTTTAACGTGACTGAACATCAAAAAATCCTCGCAATTGCACTACCAATGATTGTGTCTAATATTACCGTGCCTTTGCTTGGATTAGTAGACACTGCGGTAATGGGGCACTTAGATTCTGAAGATTATTTAGCGGGTGTTGCTGTTGGCGCGATGATTACTTCGTTTATCTTCTGGTTAATGGGCTTTTTGCGAATGGCCACAACCGGCTTAATTGCACAAGCCCACGGTGCTAAAAATTGGCAGCATATTGAACGTCATTGTCAGCAATCTATTATTATCATCGTAGTGCTTACAATCCTATTTTTGCTTTTGCATCAAACCATTAAAGTGTTTGCATTAAGCATGGCTGGGGCAAGTGAGTCAGTAACGTATTATGCTGGGCAGTATTTTGATGTACGTATTTGGAGCTTCCCGGCTGTTGCATTTAACTTGGTGATTATGGGCGTTTTACTTGGGCTGCAAAATGCAAAAGGCCCGATGATCCTGCTTATCGTTACTAATTTATTGAATATGCTGTTGGATGTTGTGTTTGTATTCGGTTTTAATTGGGATGTGAAAGGTGTGGCCGCGGCGTCACTCATTGCAGATTATGTTGGCCTTGGTTTTGGATTATACCTAGTAAGAAAAGTATTATTGGCAGCAGGTTATGCTATTCCTCGGTTTAATATTAAACAGGCAATGCAGCAAAACTATTCGCGGTTTATGTCATTAAATCGAGATATTTTAATTCGTTCGTTATGCTTGCAAATATGCTTTGTTTTTATGACGTTTGCAGGTGCCCGAATGGGCGACAATATTGTTGCGGCAAATGCGATTTTGCTCAACTTTTTAATGCTTATTTCGTTTGGCTTAGATGGATTTGCTTACGCGGCAGAAGCCTTAGTGGGTAAAGCCTATGGTGAAAGAAATACGGCCTTGATTAAGCATAACGTTAAACTCACTTTAATTTGGTCGGTACTGTTAAGCGCATTGTTTAGCGTATTTTTTGCTGTGTTTGGTGTGTATATCATCCGGCTAATGACAGATTTGCCACATATTATTACAACTGCAAACGCTTATTTTGCATGGATAATAGGGCTGCCGCTGGTGGCAGTGTGGTGCTTTCTGTTCGATGGAGTATTTATTGGATTAACACGAGCCAAAGACATGCGCAATAGCATGATTGTTTCAATGTTGTTGGGATTTTTTGCGGTATGGTGGTTGAGCCAATCGTGGGGGAATCACGGCTTATGGCTGGCGATGACGTCATTTATGCTGATGCGTGGCGTAACCTTGGCATGGCGTTATCGCATGCTGATTAATAATAAGCTAGTTGAATAG
- the nfuA gene encoding Fe-S biogenesis protein NfuA — protein sequence MINISETAQAHFKNLLSQQEEGTNIRVFVVNPGTPQAECGVSYCPADAVEETDLTFNYNGFDAVVDEESSPFLADAEIDFQTDQMGSQLTLKAPNAKMRKVDDNAPLMERVQYVIESEINPQLANHGGNVRVTEITDDKIAILQFGGGCNGCSMVDVTLKEGIEKELLQRFESELSGVKDVTEHQAGEHSYY from the coding sequence ATGATTAATATTTCCGAAACTGCCCAAGCGCATTTTAAAAACCTTCTTTCTCAACAAGAAGAAGGTACCAACATTCGTGTTTTTGTTGTTAACCCTGGTACTCCGCAAGCTGAGTGTGGCGTATCTTACTGCCCTGCCGATGCTGTTGAAGAAACAGATCTAACGTTTAATTACAATGGATTTGATGCTGTTGTCGATGAAGAAAGCAGCCCGTTTCTAGCAGACGCTGAGATAGATTTCCAAACTGACCAAATGGGCTCTCAGCTCACGTTAAAAGCTCCTAACGCTAAAATGCGTAAAGTGGATGACAACGCGCCATTAATGGAGCGCGTGCAGTATGTGATTGAGTCTGAAATAAATCCGCAACTTGCTAACCATGGTGGTAATGTAAGAGTAACCGAAATTACTGACGATAAGATTGCTATTTTACAATTTGGTGGTGGTTGCAACGGTTGTAGTATGGTTGATGTAACACTTAAAGAAGGCATTGAAAAAGAATTACTTCAACGCTTTGAAAGTGAACTAAGTGGCGTGAAAGACGTAACTGAGCACCAAGCAGGTGAGCATTCTTACTATTAA
- a CDS encoding M14 family zinc carboxypeptidase — translation MRGYVFFVLALVISSWLTTLSNSVMAAPVQDYLPDKVKYDPKIPTPEQVLGFELGDHYLRHDQVLRYMQTLADTSSRVSIKKIGQTHELRDLVLMQFSAADMQPKLEAIRQQHIEKLATGQPAQASDVMVLWMGYSVHGDESSGSNAALAVAYYLAAAQGEHVNRLLNNSVVLLDPSLNPDGLDRFAMWSNMHRGSVASADPAHREHIQDWPTGRTNHFWFDLNRDWLLLQHPESIARIEQFHLWKPNVLTDFHEMGTDSTYFFQPGIATRTHPLTPVKNTELTKSLAAFHAQAFDQQGQLYFTQESFDDFYYGKGSTYPDINGSLGILFEQGSSRGKIQESINGVVTFEQAIKNQVTASLSTFQGALINKKPLLDYQADFYSNVDKQASDDPLNGYLLSEKHDSFRLNALLTTLKRHQIEAYQLTKDLTLDNQNYGKDYSYFVPLAQPQYRLIKAIFSTQKQFQDNTFYDVSAWTLPYAYNIEFKPVKRSWGLKTREQAWQVETPKLANVSATLNEQSDYYAYGLPWDDYLAPKFLSLALQAGIIAKVSSEPFNAITQQGQHSFARGTILFAKGVQTQPDWRAKLTKIEQQTALTLLPIKSGLTPIGADLGSRSMYPVALPKVLIIGGKGVSQYEVGEMWYYMDRYLAIAPTIVEANRIAKLDLSRYSHIVMAQGNYDQLSKSAIENITAWVKQGGTIFGQKSGAAWLVDNKLLKTSYLSKKEMADRFETANLTYGEREALQGQQRIAGAIYKTELDLTHPLAFGYSHAELPVFKNSTMLLMPAKAPFTTVAKYTEKPLLAGFSAARNVEQIAKGVTLIAHNHGKGRVIASTDNVNFRGFWYGTSRIFSNALFFSKVYSTKAE, via the coding sequence ATGCGCGGTTATGTTTTCTTTGTGTTGGCATTGGTAATAAGTAGTTGGTTAACAACGTTATCTAATAGTGTTATGGCTGCTCCTGTACAAGATTATTTACCCGATAAAGTAAAGTATGATCCTAAAATTCCTACGCCAGAACAAGTATTGGGGTTTGAGCTAGGGGATCATTATTTACGACATGATCAAGTATTACGCTATATGCAAACGTTGGCCGATACCAGTTCCCGAGTAAGCATTAAGAAAATTGGTCAAACACATGAATTGCGTGATTTGGTGTTAATGCAATTTTCTGCTGCTGATATGCAACCAAAATTGGAAGCAATTAGGCAGCAACACATCGAAAAACTCGCAACGGGGCAACCTGCGCAAGCATCAGATGTTATGGTGTTATGGATGGGCTATAGCGTTCATGGTGACGAGTCGAGCGGTAGCAATGCGGCATTAGCGGTGGCTTACTATTTAGCGGCGGCGCAAGGCGAGCACGTTAATCGATTACTCAACAACAGCGTGGTGTTATTGGATCCAAGTTTAAACCCCGATGGGTTAGACCGCTTCGCAATGTGGAGTAACATGCACCGAGGTTCAGTAGCGAGTGCTGATCCGGCACACCGTGAACATATTCAAGACTGGCCAACGGGGCGAACAAATCATTTTTGGTTTGACCTTAATCGTGACTGGCTATTACTACAGCACCCTGAATCAATTGCTCGAATTGAGCAATTTCATTTATGGAAACCCAATGTGTTAACCGATTTTCATGAAATGGGAACTGATAGCACCTATTTTTTCCAGCCGGGCATCGCCACACGTACTCACCCGTTAACGCCAGTGAAAAATACCGAATTAACTAAATCATTAGCTGCATTTCATGCTCAAGCTTTTGATCAACAAGGTCAGCTTTATTTTACTCAAGAAAGTTTTGATGACTTTTATTATGGAAAAGGCTCTACTTATCCAGATATTAATGGTTCATTAGGTATTTTATTTGAGCAAGGCAGTAGTCGAGGGAAAATACAAGAATCTATCAATGGCGTGGTTACGTTTGAGCAGGCAATTAAAAATCAAGTAACGGCGTCACTTTCAACCTTTCAAGGCGCGTTAATTAATAAAAAGCCACTGCTGGATTATCAAGCAGATTTTTACTCAAATGTTGACAAACAAGCTTCTGACGACCCATTAAACGGTTATTTGCTTTCTGAAAAGCATGACAGTTTTCGCTTAAATGCCTTATTAACAACTCTGAAGCGCCATCAAATTGAAGCCTACCAATTAACAAAAGATCTGACCTTAGATAACCAAAACTATGGCAAAGACTATAGTTATTTTGTGCCACTAGCACAGCCCCAATACCGCTTAATTAAAGCGATTTTTAGCACACAAAAACAATTTCAGGATAATACATTTTATGACGTGTCGGCGTGGACACTGCCGTATGCTTACAACATTGAATTTAAACCAGTAAAACGCAGCTGGGGTTTAAAAACACGCGAGCAAGCTTGGCAAGTTGAAACGCCAAAATTAGCTAACGTAAGTGCCACGTTGAATGAACAATCTGACTACTATGCGTATGGATTACCTTGGGATGACTACCTTGCACCAAAGTTTTTAAGCTTGGCATTACAGGCTGGCATCATTGCAAAAGTATCGAGCGAGCCATTTAATGCGATTACACAACAAGGGCAACACAGTTTTGCCAGAGGCACGATTTTATTTGCTAAAGGCGTACAAACCCAGCCAGATTGGCGAGCAAAGTTAACCAAAATTGAACAACAAACAGCATTAACATTATTGCCGATAAAATCTGGTTTAACGCCAATAGGTGCAGATTTGGGTAGCCGCTCAATGTACCCAGTAGCGCTGCCTAAGGTACTGATTATTGGCGGGAAAGGTGTAAGCCAATATGAAGTTGGCGAAATGTGGTACTACATGGATAGATATTTAGCCATTGCTCCAACTATTGTTGAAGCAAACCGTATCGCAAAGCTTGATTTATCACGTTACTCTCATATTGTGATGGCACAAGGAAACTATGATCAGCTATCCAAGTCGGCAATTGAAAACATTACGGCATGGGTGAAGCAGGGCGGCACCATTTTTGGCCAAAAATCAGGTGCAGCGTGGTTAGTTGACAATAAGCTATTAAAAACAAGCTATTTATCTAAGAAAGAGATGGCTGACCGATTTGAAACCGCTAACCTAACCTATGGTGAAAGAGAAGCGCTGCAAGGGCAGCAACGCATTGCAGGGGCCATTTACAAAACTGAATTAGACTTGACGCATCCGCTTGCATTTGGTTACAGCCATGCTGAATTACCCGTATTTAAAAATAGCACCATGCTACTAATGCCTGCTAAAGCACCGTTTACGACAGTAGCTAAGTATACTGAGAAGCCTTTACTTGCTGGATTCTCTGCTGCCAGAAATGTAGAGCAAATTGCTAAAGGTGTAACTTTGATTGCGCATAACCACGGTAAAGGCAGAGTGATTGCAAGTACTGATAATGTTAACTTCAGAGGCTTTTGGTACGGCACGAGCCGTATTTTTAGCAACGCACTCTTTTTCTCTAAGGTTTATTCAACCAAAGCAGAGTAG
- a CDS encoding ComF family protein: MFSDIKSALSNTLYKKAQQTLSTSFSSRCFVCQMPLDEWSHVKGLCQCCYKDLPSYHERTGCLLNYYDIRAGLNRPNWQHQLALAEYKWPFNQLISQFKYQNHYASGTLLTTLLKEKIQLELQQQPHLKPDVLIPVPLHPIKYLWRGFNQAQLISEQLSASLTITQDVTSLKRTRLRLAQAGKTRIARLKKDINTFKFTPKCANANYQHVAVIDDVITTGATAQQITRVLHQAGVKTVSIWTLAITPA, translated from the coding sequence ATGTTTAGTGATATTAAAAGCGCACTCAGCAACACGCTCTATAAAAAAGCACAACAAACTTTAAGCACATCATTTTCAAGCCGATGCTTTGTGTGTCAAATGCCATTGGATGAATGGAGCCATGTAAAAGGGCTTTGCCAATGTTGTTATAAAGACTTACCCAGCTACCATGAACGCACAGGCTGCTTATTAAATTACTACGATATAAGAGCAGGTTTGAATCGCCCAAATTGGCAACATCAGCTTGCGCTTGCGGAATATAAATGGCCTTTTAATCAACTGATATCTCAATTTAAATATCAAAACCATTACGCTAGTGGCACGTTACTGACCACTTTATTGAAAGAAAAGATCCAGCTTGAGTTACAGCAACAGCCCCACTTAAAACCAGATGTATTAATTCCTGTACCACTACACCCTATCAAATACCTCTGGCGAGGATTTAATCAAGCGCAGCTGATTAGTGAACAACTAAGTGCTTCATTAACAATAACGCAGGATGTCACTAGCCTAAAGCGAACACGTTTGCGCTTAGCACAAGCAGGTAAAACACGTATCGCCCGCCTTAAAAAGGACATAAATACATTTAAATTTACCCCGAAATGCGCCAACGCAAATTACCAGCATGTTGCGGTGATTGATGATGTAATCACAACAGGGGCTACCGCACAGCAAATCACCCGAGTGTTGCATCAAGCAGGCGTAAAAACCGTATCGATATGGACACTTGCAATTACGCCAGCCTAA
- the bioH gene encoding pimeloyl-ACP methyl ester esterase BioH, with translation MVISQYQQQSKAKPTLALIHGWGVNHKVFSSIEPELAEKFDLLLIDLPGFGNQVQQSIAEYDLESLANVVAEQVPDNAIVCGWSLGGLVALKMAILAPKRYKAIGLIASSPRFVETDNWRGIKPSVLTQFAAELAKNIEQTIARFLAIQAMGAENARSDIKQLKAQLSTMPAPSSQALYAGLDILQDTDLRDQLKSIEIPIKGIFGKLDSLVPYASVQALAGQSCFSHLAIIEKASHAPFVSHKEAFLSHFFDMFEN, from the coding sequence ATGGTTATATCGCAATATCAGCAACAAAGTAAAGCAAAGCCTACACTAGCCTTGATTCATGGCTGGGGAGTAAACCATAAAGTGTTTAGCTCGATTGAACCTGAGCTGGCTGAAAAATTCGACTTACTTTTAATTGATTTACCCGGCTTCGGCAATCAGGTTCAGCAATCAATAGCAGAGTATGATTTAGAGTCACTAGCTAACGTAGTTGCAGAACAAGTACCAGATAATGCCATTGTTTGTGGGTGGTCTTTGGGTGGTTTGGTTGCACTGAAAATGGCAATCTTAGCGCCAAAGCGATATAAGGCCATAGGCTTGATTGCAAGCTCTCCACGCTTTGTTGAAACAGATAATTGGCGAGGTATCAAGCCCTCGGTACTTACCCAGTTTGCTGCCGAATTAGCTAAAAATATTGAACAAACGATAGCTCGATTTTTAGCCATTCAAGCAATGGGGGCTGAAAATGCCCGTAGTGACATTAAACAGTTAAAAGCACAGCTATCAACTATGCCTGCGCCGTCTTCACAGGCGTTATATGCAGGCTTGGATATTTTACAAGATACAGATTTAAGAGATCAGCTAAAGTCTATTGAAATCCCGATAAAAGGGATTTTTGGCAAATTAGACAGTTTGGTGCCGTATGCAAGTGTGCAGGCATTAGCTGGGCAATCGTGCTTTTCACACTTAGCCATTATTGAAAAAGCCTCACATGCCCCGTTTGTTTCTCATAAAGAAGCGTTTTTATCGCACTTTTTTGATATGTTTGAAAATTAA
- a CDS encoding putative metalloprotease CJM1_0395 family protein, with protein sequence MNIATPYPTHIPMSNANPATEAAKRDSDARQLIVKTEEMAAGNAEKGVGAESDRAKSQSALVQSPVYEFPSNDKSDKDEIHEREKNPDQDSSQQEPSQDSSQNDASGSDSSQSGDTSGDTSGENQDANGSTEDAQSDAERREQELELKQVQELKQRDAEVKAHEQAHAAIGGSYAGAPSYEYETGPDGAKYAVSGEVSIDTAPVPDDARATIEKMETVRAAALAPAEPSSQDRSVAAQATQELNAARADLLRENAEALSEQKEKATELNETDEVDNTLSVAPEDTAFFQQAIESPFDVDAGTLLQKLPDAIELSDDDRLELQEHSELGLSAPVDIVQRYVAQLNIAEQATAPPPLQFDRAAEINERAARIQNFYQAATSPANNNQFSQLVG encoded by the coding sequence ATGAATATTGCGACGCCATATCCAACTCATATACCAATGAGTAACGCTAATCCCGCAACAGAGGCTGCGAAGCGGGATAGCGATGCGCGTCAGCTTATTGTTAAAACAGAAGAGATGGCGGCAGGTAACGCTGAAAAGGGCGTGGGTGCAGAGTCTGACCGTGCCAAATCTCAATCTGCCTTAGTCCAATCTCCAGTTTATGAATTTCCAAGTAATGACAAGTCTGATAAAGATGAAATTCATGAGCGAGAAAAAAATCCAGATCAAGATTCTTCTCAGCAAGAGCCTTCCCAAGACTCTTCTCAAAATGACGCGTCAGGTTCAGATTCTTCCCAATCAGGTGACACGTCAGGTGATACGTCAGGTGAAAATCAAGATGCAAATGGCAGTACCGAAGACGCTCAATCAGACGCTGAAAGGCGCGAGCAAGAGCTTGAGTTAAAGCAAGTTCAAGAACTTAAGCAACGAGATGCGGAAGTGAAAGCTCATGAGCAGGCGCATGCCGCTATTGGCGGTAGTTATGCAGGCGCGCCTTCCTATGAATATGAGACTGGTCCTGATGGTGCAAAATATGCGGTGAGTGGAGAAGTATCGATTGATACGGCACCTGTACCTGATGATGCGAGAGCAACCATAGAAAAAATGGAAACGGTGCGTGCAGCGGCATTAGCGCCAGCTGAGCCTTCTTCTCAAGATCGCTCAGTGGCTGCGCAAGCGACGCAAGAACTCAATGCTGCCCGCGCAGACTTGCTTCGAGAGAATGCTGAAGCGTTAAGTGAGCAAAAAGAAAAAGCGACTGAATTAAATGAAACCGACGAGGTTGATAACACGTTAAGCGTTGCGCCCGAAGATACTGCTTTTTTTCAACAAGCGATTGAGTCTCCGTTTGATGTTGATGCTGGCACCTTGTTACAAAAACTGCCTGACGCCATTGAGCTGAGCGATGATGACAGACTAGAACTGCAAGAGCATTCAGAGTTAGGGTTATCAGCCCCTGTAGACATTGTGCAAAGGTATGTGGCTCAGCTAAATATCGCTGAGCAAGCAACCGCGCCACCACCGTTACAATTTGACCGTGCTGCTGAAATTAATGAACGCGCAGCCCGTATTCAAAACTTTTATCAAGCGGCTACGTCGCCAGCTAACAACAACCAGTTCAGCCAACTCGTCGGCTAG
- a CDS encoding Tex family protein, translating to MLNIANTIATELTVNTNQVSAAMKLLDEGATVPFIARYRKEVTGGLDDTQLRSLESRLTYLRELEDRRQVILKTIRDQDKLSSELEQDILNAESKTLLEDLYLPYKPKRRTKGQIAIEAGLAPLADALWQNRELNPEATAREYVSNDKGIHSEKDALEGAKYILMERFAEDAKLLETIRRYLKKEAVLESTVMKGKEKEGAKYRDYFDYAEKISKIPSHRALALFRGRNESVLQLTLNADPNQEKPIQHSHCESLITDYFDLRLSSKPADKWLNQVIQWTWKVKIAMHLESELLSELRERAEQGAIKVFAENLKDLLMAAPAGPKATLGLDPGLRTGTKVAIVDATGKLVATTTIYPHAPQNQWDKSVRTIVNLVKQHKVELIAIGNGTASRETDKFAAEVIKASELDNISKIMVSEAGASVYSASELAALEFPELDVSLRGAVSIARRLQDPLAELVKIEPKAIGVGQYQHDVSQSALAKSLDAVVEDCVNNVGVDLNMASVPLLTRVSGLNKTLAQNIVNYRDEHGRFNNRKELKKVTRLGPKAFEQCAGFLRIAGGDNPLDASSVHPEAYPLVNAILTRTHNEVSALIGNSDLLNSVNASDYVDEQFGLPTINDILSELDKPGRDPRPEFKTASFKEGVETVSDLTPGMILEGVVSNVTNFGAFVDVGVHQDGLVHISSLTDKFVSDPRDVVKAGDIVKVKVMEVDVERKRISFTMRLDEQPQAANNKDNQRGTGKKQDGKPAHTQANKGKQNNASAKGKSKPAANAAMSDAFAAAFAKTKN from the coding sequence ATGTTAAATATCGCTAATACCATCGCTACTGAATTAACGGTTAATACTAATCAGGTTTCAGCAGCAATGAAGCTTCTTGATGAAGGTGCAACCGTGCCATTTATCGCTCGTTACAGAAAAGAAGTAACAGGTGGATTAGACGACACTCAACTACGTTCACTTGAATCGCGTCTTACCTATTTACGCGAACTTGAAGATAGACGCCAAGTTATTTTAAAAACAATCAGAGACCAAGACAAACTGTCATCAGAGTTAGAGCAAGATATTTTAAATGCGGAAAGTAAAACACTACTTGAAGACTTATATTTACCCTACAAACCTAAACGCAGAACCAAAGGACAAATTGCGATTGAAGCTGGCTTAGCACCACTTGCGGATGCATTATGGCAAAATAGAGAGCTCAACCCTGAAGCCACGGCACGCGAGTATGTTAGCAATGATAAAGGTATTCACTCTGAAAAAGACGCATTAGAAGGTGCTAAATATATTCTAATGGAGCGCTTCGCTGAAGATGCAAAGCTACTAGAAACTATTCGTCGTTATCTAAAAAAAGAAGCGGTACTAGAAAGCACGGTAATGAAAGGCAAAGAAAAAGAAGGTGCCAAATATCGTGATTATTTCGACTATGCTGAGAAAATTAGTAAAATACCGTCTCATCGCGCGTTAGCACTATTTCGTGGCCGTAATGAATCCGTATTGCAACTCACACTAAATGCAGATCCTAACCAAGAAAAACCCATTCAACACTCCCATTGCGAATCACTGATCACTGACTATTTTGATCTTAGACTTTCTAGTAAGCCGGCAGACAAATGGCTCAATCAAGTAATTCAATGGACTTGGAAAGTAAAAATCGCTATGCACTTAGAAAGTGAGCTACTTAGCGAGTTAAGAGAACGCGCTGAACAAGGTGCCATTAAAGTATTTGCTGAAAACTTAAAAGATTTATTGATGGCAGCACCAGCAGGCCCTAAGGCAACACTAGGTTTAGATCCTGGGCTACGAACAGGAACCAAAGTCGCGATTGTTGATGCAACAGGTAAGCTTGTCGCCACCACAACAATTTATCCACACGCGCCACAAAATCAATGGGATAAATCGGTTCGTACTATTGTTAATTTAGTAAAACAACACAAAGTAGAGCTAATAGCGATTGGTAACGGAACAGCGTCACGGGAAACTGATAAATTCGCTGCTGAAGTCATTAAAGCAAGCGAATTGGATAATATCAGTAAAATCATGGTCAGCGAAGCTGGCGCTTCAGTATATTCAGCATCAGAGCTTGCAGCGCTAGAGTTCCCTGAACTGGATGTATCGTTACGTGGTGCAGTGTCTATTGCCAGACGCCTGCAAGATCCACTGGCTGAGCTGGTAAAAATTGAGCCTAAGGCAATAGGCGTAGGCCAGTACCAACACGATGTAAGCCAAAGTGCACTAGCGAAAAGCCTTGATGCAGTTGTAGAAGACTGTGTAAATAATGTTGGTGTTGACTTAAATATGGCATCCGTACCACTGTTAACTCGGGTATCTGGCTTAAACAAAACATTAGCGCAAAATATTGTTAATTATCGAGATGAGCACGGTAGATTTAATAATCGTAAAGAACTAAAAAAAGTGACCCGCTTAGGGCCAAAAGCGTTTGAGCAGTGTGCTGGTTTCTTACGGATTGCAGGTGGTGATAACCCACTTGATGCATCTAGTGTTCATCCAGAAGCATATCCACTCGTCAACGCTATTTTAACGCGTACCCATAACGAGGTGTCTGCATTAATAGGCAATAGCGATTTACTAAACTCAGTTAATGCCAGCGACTATGTCGACGAGCAGTTCGGCTTGCCTACTATTAACGACATTTTAAGCGAGCTGGACAAGCCGGGCCGAGATCCTAGGCCTGAATTCAAAACAGCAAGTTTTAAAGAAGGTGTCGAAACCGTTTCAGATCTAACACCCGGCATGATCTTAGAAGGCGTGGTGAGCAATGTAACCAATTTCGGTGCATTTGTTGACGTGGGTGTCCACCAAGATGGTTTAGTGCACATCTCATCGTTAACCGATAAGTTTGTATCTGATCCGCGAGATGTCGTAAAAGCTGGCGATATAGTAAAAGTCAAAGTGATGGAAGTGGATGTAGAACGCAAACGCATCAGCTTTACAATGCGACTAGATGAACAACCGCAAGCAGCAAATAACAAAGACAATCAGCGTGGCACCGGTAAAAAGCAGGATGGTAAACCTGCTCACACTCAAGCCAATAAAGGAAAACAGAATAACGCTTCCGCTAAAGGTAAATCAAAGCCTGCAGCTAATGCAGCAATGAGTGATGCTTTTGCCGCTGCATTTGCAAAAACAAAAAACTAG